From a single Calothrix sp. NIES-2098 genomic region:
- a CDS encoding RNA methyltransferase, translating into MGLAGLRIVLMEPAGPMNVGSIARVMKNFGLNHLVIVNPQCDPLSMEAMKMAVHAKEILESAVLVATLPEALQGCVRVIATTGRVRSTDTPLENPRTALPWLLEELDKPVALIFGREDRGLSNEELNYAQRFVMIPTHESYQSLNLATAVAICCYELAQSPELSATESPPTEQAAWDVVEAYYQQLESLLLKIGYLYPHTAASRMEKFRQLYNRTHLQTTEVAMLRGILRQVEWAITSQSDREIL; encoded by the coding sequence ATGGGATTAGCTGGGTTAAGAATTGTTTTGATGGAGCCAGCTGGTCCAATGAATGTGGGGTCGATCGCTAGGGTAATGAAAAATTTTGGACTTAATCATTTGGTAATAGTCAATCCCCAATGCGATCCGCTGTCAATGGAAGCGATGAAAATGGCAGTTCATGCCAAAGAGATTTTAGAATCTGCTGTCTTAGTAGCAACATTACCTGAAGCTTTGCAGGGATGTGTCAGGGTAATAGCCACTACCGGCAGAGTTCGCAGTACAGACACGCCTTTAGAAAACCCCCGCACGGCACTACCTTGGTTATTAGAAGAATTAGACAAACCAGTCGCGCTGATTTTTGGTAGAGAAGATCGGGGATTAAGCAATGAAGAATTAAATTATGCTCAACGGTTTGTGATGATTCCCACACATGAGAGTTATCAATCCCTGAATCTGGCTACGGCCGTGGCTATCTGCTGTTATGAACTGGCACAATCTCCGGAATTATCTGCAACTGAGTCACCACCAACAGAACAGGCTGCTTGGGATGTGGTGGAAGCTTATTATCAACAATTAGAATCTTTACTGCTGAAAATTGGTTATCTTTATCCGCATACCGCAGCTAGCCGAATGGAAAAATTTCGGCAACTATATAACCGTACACACCTGCAAACGACTGAAGTAGCTATGTTGCGAGGGATTTTGCGGCAAGTAGAATGGGCAATTACCAGCCAGAGCGATCGTGAAATCTTGTAA